TACCACAAGGTAAATATACAGTTGTGGTTGTCAGAGAAGATTTGGCAAAATACGGCTTTATCAGAGACAAAAAAACTCAACTTAGCAAAAAAGATATATTAGTCTATGACCCACATCCAAAATCTGCAATAGTTATGGATTTCAGACAAAGTCAATGTAAGAATACACCTGTTAATTTGCCCGAGAATGAGCCTATTAAAGGAGAGATAGAGATATTCCCAAATCCGTCGGCGGGAGCTGTTTCGTTAAAATTTAATTTAAAAGAGCACTCTGACGTTAGTGTAAAAATTTTAAATTTCTTAGGGAAAGATGTTAATGAAATAAGTTTCAAATCTCTTAAAGCCGGAACAAATCTACTTCACTTAGACTTAACCAAAATTCCACCGGGAATGTATCTTGGAAAAGTTATTTCGTCAACCGGACAAATAATCAATTTCAAATTAATTTGGTCTAAGTGATTATTCCAAATCTATCCCACTCCCGAAAATCTGTGGAAGCTTATAATCATGATTTCCGAATGCTGAGAAAAGTTGTTTTGTAGATAGAATAATACCACCAAATTTTCCATCGTGAAAATTATAAGCAAAATCTATTCGCATGGTATGACTTGGTGAGCTTGATTTATTGAAGTGAATTCTTAAACCAAGACCTGCTGCATTGTAAAATGGCGTTTCCCAAATTTCATTATCCTGATTCCATACTGCCCCAATATCCCAAAAAGCAACACCTGACAGATTAACAATCCAGACAGGCAAATCCGGGAAATATCTAAGCTCGACATTGGATATGATTCTGTTTTCTCCTGAAAAAATATTCGCATCATAACCTCTGAGTCCAAAATCATTA
This is a stretch of genomic DNA from Ignavibacteriota bacterium. It encodes these proteins:
- a CDS encoding T9SS type A sorting domain-containing protein, yielding MKRLLLIFILLIFRFSVINAQEKIECDVDDNLLSVSIKNITANCCSGFDSDFHINYSSSLITITLTDTTLQKCRCECNFDLSVNIGPVPQGKYTVVVVREDLAKYGFIRDKKTQLSKKDILVYDPHPKSAIVMDFRQSQCKNTPVNLPENEPIKGEIEIFPNPSAGAVSLKFNLKEHSDVSVKILNFLGKDVNEISFKSLKAGTNLLHLDLTKIPPGMYLGKVISSTGQIINFKLIWSK